The proteins below are encoded in one region of Halorhodospira halochloris:
- a CDS encoding LAGLIDADG family homing endonuclease: MTEAAAKKKSKGASRRSSADVPFQSASLDIWDKKYRLKTKEEHPVDGSIDETYQRVAKALAEVEESKAKQEHWYERFLWALRHGAVPAGRIISNAGSWDHKPATSTINCTVSGTINDSMDGILKRVHEAGLTLKAGCGIGYEFSTLRPRGAYVSGAGAYTSGPLSFMDIYDKMCFTVSSAGGRRGAQMATFDVGHPDVTDFIRAKREDGRLRQFNFSLLISDGFMEAVEADGEWPLAFPLTEAEVAAEGIDLDDEQQVLWREWPSKEGYVTDGEGRVACRIYQKVKARHLWNLIMTSTYDYAEPGFILIDQYNELNNNWFCEEIRATNPCVTADTWVQTDQGPRQVADLLGRPFRARVHGEDYATGADGFFHTGRKPVVRLRTRDGMSLRLTADHRVRRVTQLTPWGRDEQWCPAGELAAGDQVVLHDHRSGAQWGGRYSEDDGYLMGLLIGNGAIRDDGQATLSLQPPAAVANDSQLSGVAGVMAAAERAVSRYQYGADTVAWQESPEGDGLLLTTGALGKLATELGVDPRAMQPTAEMERSSSDFHRGFLRGLFDVEGCLIQAGQHTDASVCLAYSERASLEQIQRMLLRLGIVGRIRVGQAQHELLITGENLRTFRDEVGFADTDKRRRLDAALSSCQHRLNRERFVAEVASVEADGEADVYDVQVPGVNAFDGHGVMVHNCGEQGLPPYGACLLGSVNLTMFVRDPFTAKARFDWDTFREVVSVFSRMLDNTVEINGLPLSEQRREIERKRRHGMGFLGLGSTVTMLRMRYGDEESVAFTEEVAKQLALVGWQSALDLAREKGPAPIMEEMYKITPELMRKRPELAADGYEVGEHVPARVLWARYSRYMQRIAEVEPELVDELANIGGRFTHHSSIAPTGTISLSLANNASNGIEPSFAHHYVRNLIREGRKTKESVDVFSFELLAYRHFINEAAMPESSDAELGGLPDYFISAEDVTPKQHVDIQAAAQKWVDSSISKTANVPTDYPYEDFKDIYRYAYQMGLKGCTTFRFNPEVFQGVLVKEKDLADTTYRFRLEDGSVLEARGDEEIEYDGEVHTAANLYEALKEGYYGKF, translated from the coding sequence ATGACAGAAGCTGCCGCAAAGAAGAAAAGCAAAGGTGCCTCACGTCGTTCATCGGCCGATGTGCCGTTTCAAAGCGCATCGCTCGATATCTGGGACAAGAAATATCGGCTCAAGACCAAGGAAGAGCATCCCGTCGATGGCAGTATCGACGAGACTTACCAGCGAGTAGCCAAGGCGCTTGCTGAAGTCGAGGAGAGTAAGGCGAAGCAGGAGCATTGGTATGAGCGGTTTCTCTGGGCGCTGCGTCACGGGGCAGTGCCCGCTGGGCGGATAATCTCCAATGCCGGTTCCTGGGACCATAAGCCGGCCACATCGACTATCAACTGTACGGTATCAGGCACTATCAATGATTCCATGGATGGCATTCTCAAGCGTGTTCATGAGGCTGGTTTGACGCTTAAGGCCGGCTGCGGCATCGGCTACGAGTTTAGTACCCTGCGTCCTCGTGGTGCTTATGTTTCCGGGGCGGGCGCGTACACCTCAGGGCCGCTGTCGTTTATGGATATCTACGACAAGATGTGCTTTACCGTCTCGTCTGCCGGTGGCAGGCGGGGGGCGCAAATGGCGACTTTTGATGTCGGTCACCCTGATGTTACCGACTTCATCCGGGCCAAGCGTGAGGATGGCCGGTTGCGTCAGTTCAATTTCTCGTTGTTGATATCTGATGGGTTCATGGAGGCGGTAGAGGCCGATGGTGAGTGGCCGCTGGCGTTTCCGCTGACCGAGGCTGAAGTGGCAGCCGAGGGTATCGATCTGGATGATGAGCAACAGGTCCTCTGGCGTGAGTGGCCGAGCAAAGAGGGCTACGTTACCGATGGTGAGGGCAGGGTTGCATGCCGCATCTATCAGAAGGTCAAGGCCCGACATCTGTGGAACTTGATAATGACCTCCACTTACGACTACGCGGAGCCTGGGTTCATCCTGATCGATCAGTACAATGAGCTGAACAACAACTGGTTCTGCGAGGAGATCCGCGCCACCAATCCATGTGTTACCGCAGATACTTGGGTGCAGACCGACCAAGGGCCGCGCCAGGTGGCGGATCTGCTTGGGAGACCGTTCCGGGCCCGCGTCCACGGCGAGGATTACGCGACCGGTGCCGACGGCTTTTTCCACACTGGCCGCAAGCCCGTGGTTCGTCTGCGCACTAGGGACGGCATGAGCCTGCGCCTGACCGCGGATCATAGGGTTCGCCGCGTCACTCAGCTCACCCCGTGGGGACGCGATGAGCAGTGGTGCCCCGCCGGAGAGCTAGCCGCCGGTGATCAGGTGGTTCTCCACGATCATCGCAGTGGTGCTCAATGGGGTGGACGCTACAGCGAGGATGATGGCTATTTGATGGGGCTGCTAATTGGTAATGGGGCGATTAGGGATGATGGCCAAGCAACCCTGTCACTGCAGCCTCCGGCGGCTGTTGCCAATGACTCCCAGCTCAGCGGCGTTGCCGGTGTTATGGCCGCTGCCGAAAGGGCGGTTAGCCGTTATCAGTACGGCGCAGATACTGTGGCCTGGCAAGAATCACCAGAGGGCGACGGGCTTCTGCTCACGACAGGGGCTCTTGGTAAGCTGGCCACCGAGCTGGGTGTAGACCCACGGGCTATGCAGCCCACCGCTGAGATGGAGCGAAGCTCCAGCGATTTCCACCGTGGCTTCCTGCGCGGTCTGTTTGATGTGGAGGGCTGCCTCATCCAGGCGGGGCAGCATACAGATGCATCTGTTTGCCTGGCGTACTCCGAGCGCGCGAGCTTGGAGCAGATCCAGCGGATGCTCCTGCGCTTGGGGATCGTCGGTCGTATCCGAGTTGGTCAGGCCCAGCATGAGCTGCTCATCACCGGCGAGAATCTGCGCACCTTCCGTGACGAGGTGGGCTTCGCCGATACCGACAAGCGCCGGCGGCTGGATGCAGCCCTTAGTAGCTGCCAGCATCGGCTCAATCGCGAGCGCTTTGTCGCTGAGGTCGCCTCGGTGGAGGCCGACGGTGAGGCGGATGTCTACGATGTTCAGGTACCAGGTGTGAATGCCTTCGATGGCCACGGTGTCATGGTCCACAATTGCGGCGAGCAGGGGCTGCCGCCCTACGGGGCATGTCTGCTTGGCTCGGTCAACTTGACCATGTTTGTTCGTGATCCGTTTACCGCCAAGGCACGCTTTGACTGGGACACCTTCCGCGAGGTGGTCAGCGTGTTTTCCCGGATGCTCGATAATACTGTCGAGATCAATGGCTTGCCACTCTCGGAACAGCGCCGGGAGATCGAGCGCAAGCGCCGCCACGGCATGGGCTTTCTCGGCCTCGGTTCAACCGTGACTATGCTGCGGATGCGCTACGGCGATGAGGAGTCGGTGGCGTTCACCGAGGAGGTGGCCAAGCAACTTGCCCTGGTGGGCTGGCAGAGTGCTCTGGATTTGGCTCGGGAGAAGGGGCCAGCACCGATCATGGAGGAGATGTACAAGATCACCCCCGAACTTATGCGCAAGCGCCCGGAATTGGCCGCAGACGGCTATGAGGTCGGCGAGCATGTGCCAGCAAGGGTGCTCTGGGCACGCTATTCGAGGTATATGCAGAGGATTGCCGAAGTCGAGCCTGAGCTAGTTGACGAGTTGGCCAACATCGGTGGCCGCTTTACTCACCATAGCTCGATCGCGCCAACCGGAACCATATCCCTGTCGCTTGCCAACAATGCTAGCAACGGGATTGAGCCTTCGTTTGCTCACCACTATGTGCGTAATCTGATTCGTGAGGGGCGAAAGACGAAGGAATCGGTGGATGTCTTCTCCTTTGAGCTGCTCGCCTATCGCCATTTCATCAATGAGGCGGCGATGCCGGAGAGCTCTGACGCCGAACTAGGCGGGCTGCCTGACTACTTTATCAGCGCCGAAGATGTCACCCCTAAGCAGCACGTTGATATCCAGGCAGCTGCTCAGAAGTGGGTCGACTCCTCGATATCGAAGACGGCCAATGTGCCTACCGATTATCCCTATGAGGATTTCAAAGATATTTACCGTTATGCTTATCAGATGGGGCTGAAAGGGTGTACAACATTTCGTTTTAACCCTGAAGTATTTCAGGGCGTGCTGGTCAAGGAAAAGGACTTGGCCGATACAACCTATCGCTTCCGTCTTGAGGATGGCAGTGTGCTTGAGGCGCGGGGCGATGAAGAGATCGAATATGACGGTGAAGTACACACCGCAGCAAATCTTTACGAGGCCCTCAAAGAAGGTTATTACGGTAAGTTCTAG
- a CDS encoding cation-transporting P-type ATPase: MGEGQERTNQQQCSWHAMPAEQVVERLGADVKHGLDSTQAQQRLDDYGPNRLRPPEREGPIKRFLKQFHNVLIYILIVAGVITGLLGHHLDSAVIFAVVVINAIIGHVQEGKAEKALDAIRGMLSPRAVALRDGERLTVDAETLVPGDVVMLEAGDRVPADVRILRGHNLRVDEAVLTGESVPVEKADEPVAEQAELGDRKSLAFSGTLVAYGRGYGVVVATGDYTEIGKVSSMLADVQELTTPLLRQVDEFGRWLSVGIVVLAAATFLIGYFWQGYTALETFLAAVALAVAAIPEGLPAIMTITLAIGVQRMAGRNAIIRRLPAVETLGSVTTICSDKTGTLTRNEMTVRSVVTADREYHVSGVGYIPDGAFHHGEQEVAPAEEDPVLAQMLRGVALCNESSVYSRDGQWRLEGDPTEGALMVAAVKGGYDRKQLEQQMPRVDVIPFESSYKFMVTLHHDHQGNGLLIMKGAPERVLAACTKQRSAAGDQPLDRDRWQQTLDDIASRGQRLLAVAVKETSIDHRELLFSDVDEGMVLVGVMGIIDPPRDEAISAVDECHRAGIGVKMITGDHALTAAAIGDQLGIRGQPLVGNEIEKLDDAELNRRCLETDVFARTTPIHKLRLVKALQSHGQVVAMTGDGVNDAPALKRADVGISMGNKGTEAAKEASEMVLADDNFASIAHAVEEGRTVYDNLKKAILYLLPTNGGQAFTIVIAIMFGLTLPVTPVQALWINMVTAVTLALALAFEPPEPGLMERQPRDPAKPILSGFLIWRVLFVSVLLVIGTFGHYVYMEMQGVPEELARSVAINTLVMGQVFYLLNARYILEPAFNFRGLFGSRAVLIAIGVLIVLQGLFTYAPPMQTLFGTAALDTEQWLRVLAFGALLFVIVELEKTVLRRRISPED; encoded by the coding sequence ATGGGTGAGGGCCAGGAGAGGACTAATCAGCAGCAGTGCTCATGGCATGCTATGCCTGCGGAGCAGGTCGTGGAGCGCCTCGGTGCTGACGTTAAGCACGGGCTGGACTCCACGCAGGCACAGCAGCGGCTGGATGACTACGGTCCGAACCGGCTGCGCCCGCCTGAGCGCGAAGGCCCGATCAAGCGTTTTCTCAAACAGTTCCACAACGTCCTGATCTATATTCTCATCGTCGCTGGTGTGATCACCGGCCTGCTCGGCCACCACCTGGATAGCGCGGTAATCTTCGCCGTCGTCGTCATCAATGCCATCATCGGCCACGTTCAGGAGGGCAAGGCGGAAAAGGCGCTGGATGCCATTCGCGGTATGCTATCGCCGCGTGCGGTTGCCCTGCGTGATGGTGAGAGGCTCACCGTCGATGCCGAAACCTTGGTGCCGGGTGATGTGGTCATGCTGGAGGCTGGTGACCGGGTGCCGGCAGATGTCCGCATCCTGCGCGGCCACAACCTGCGCGTTGATGAGGCGGTACTGACCGGCGAGTCGGTGCCGGTGGAGAAGGCCGATGAGCCGGTAGCGGAGCAGGCTGAACTTGGTGACCGCAAGTCCCTGGCTTTCTCCGGCACCCTGGTTGCCTATGGGAGGGGCTACGGGGTGGTGGTGGCTACTGGTGATTACACCGAGATCGGTAAAGTCAGCAGTATGCTCGCCGATGTCCAGGAGCTTACCACCCCGCTGCTGCGTCAGGTCGACGAGTTCGGGCGTTGGCTCTCGGTAGGTATCGTCGTATTGGCAGCGGCGACCTTCCTGATCGGCTACTTTTGGCAGGGTTATACCGCACTTGAGACCTTCTTGGCAGCTGTCGCCCTGGCCGTTGCTGCGATCCCCGAGGGCTTGCCGGCGATTATGACTATCACCCTGGCTATCGGCGTGCAGCGCATGGCTGGGCGGAACGCTATCATTCGGCGCTTGCCGGCGGTTGAGACCCTCGGCTCGGTGACCACTATTTGCTCGGATAAGACCGGCACCCTAACCCGCAACGAAATGACCGTCCGCAGCGTGGTTACCGCTGATCGCGAATACCACGTCAGCGGGGTCGGCTACATACCTGATGGTGCCTTCCATCACGGTGAACAAGAGGTGGCACCGGCAGAAGAAGACCCGGTGCTGGCACAGATGCTGCGCGGCGTGGCGCTATGCAACGAGTCGTCGGTCTATAGCCGTGACGGCCAATGGCGGCTGGAAGGGGATCCGACCGAGGGGGCGCTGATGGTCGCGGCTGTCAAAGGCGGCTATGACCGCAAACAGCTCGAGCAGCAGATGCCAAGGGTCGACGTAATACCTTTCGAGTCGTCGTATAAGTTCATGGTCACCCTCCACCACGACCATCAAGGCAATGGCCTGTTGATCATGAAGGGGGCCCCGGAGCGGGTTTTGGCAGCATGCACCAAGCAGCGCAGCGCGGCGGGCGATCAGCCGCTTGATCGTGATCGCTGGCAACAGACCCTTGATGATATCGCCTCGCGTGGTCAGCGCCTGTTGGCCGTTGCGGTCAAGGAGACGAGCATCGATCACCGTGAATTGCTCTTTAGCGATGTCGACGAGGGGATGGTTCTGGTCGGGGTCATGGGGATTATCGATCCGCCGCGGGATGAGGCGATCAGCGCGGTTGATGAGTGTCATCGCGCCGGCATCGGGGTGAAGATGATAACCGGCGATCACGCCCTAACCGCTGCGGCCATAGGCGATCAGCTAGGGATTCGGGGACAGCCTTTGGTCGGCAATGAGATCGAGAAACTCGACGATGCTGAGCTCAACCGCCGTTGCCTGGAGACGGATGTCTTCGCACGTACCACCCCTATCCACAAGCTGCGCCTGGTTAAGGCGCTGCAGAGCCACGGCCAAGTGGTGGCGATGACCGGTGATGGTGTCAACGATGCCCCGGCACTCAAACGGGCTGATGTCGGCATCTCAATGGGCAACAAGGGCACCGAGGCGGCGAAGGAGGCCTCGGAGATGGTGCTTGCCGATGATAATTTCGCCTCGATCGCTCACGCGGTCGAAGAGGGGCGAACCGTCTACGACAACCTGAAAAAGGCCATCCTCTATCTGCTACCGACCAACGGTGGTCAGGCCTTTACCATCGTGATCGCCATAATGTTCGGGCTAACCTTGCCGGTTACCCCGGTCCAGGCCTTGTGGATCAATATGGTTACCGCGGTCACCTTGGCTCTGGCCCTGGCCTTTGAACCGCCCGAGCCAGGGCTGATGGAGCGTCAGCCGCGCGATCCGGCCAAGCCGATACTCTCTGGATTCTTAATCTGGCGGGTGCTGTTTGTCTCGGTGTTGCTGGTGATCGGCACCTTTGGCCACTACGTCTATATGGAGATGCAGGGTGTTCCCGAAGAGTTGGCCCGGTCGGTGGCAATAAATACCCTGGTTATGGGACAGGTCTTTTACCTGCTTAACGCCCGTTACATCTTGGAGCCGGCGTTTAACTTCCGCGGCCTATTTGGCAGCCGGGCGGTGCTGATAGCTATCGGCGTGCTTATCGTCTTGCAGGGGCTGTTTACCTATGCTCCGCCGATGCAGACCCTATTTGGTACGGCCGCGCTGGATACAGAACAGTGGCTGCGAGTTCTCGCCTTTGGGGCACTGCTCTTTGTCATCGTGGAGTTAGAGAAGACGGTGCTGCGGCGGCGTATTTCGCCGGAGGATTAG
- a CDS encoding Na/Pi cotransporter family protein: MNPGALATFLGGVGLFLLGMRLMSDGLRVAAGPALRDVLAASTRSRLRGLFSGVLITSAVQSSSAVIFATIGFVNAGLLTLYQSIGVIYGANIGTTLTSWVVALVGFNVDLQALALPLIALGVGLRLVSGSGRRQALGDALAGLGVFFLGLDVLQQSFAGVGDPQLIARLADYGLLGLGLFVGAGIVITTLTQSSSAALAVTLTAAAGGLIPIQAAAAMLIGAALGTTSTAVFAALGATANAQRAAVAHVIFNLVAGVISFAALPWLLSLATVLAEGVGLQAQPAVVLAVFHTLSKLLGVAAIWPLTGRLVEWLEARFRRRGEDRGQPIYLDSNVLATPSLALEAVRSEAERCGSMARQMICAAISGGDRRLYGWIEQEQQALERLVVAINEFANRIERAQRDESVSASLPNLLRVTQYYQDMAERALVIAEIKHSGNGELAERRLAGDLDKLMAKVAGKIEASGQDADRWNREAVDAELRDLEGDYQRLKNRLLRASAEGRLGVRQMVAVLDLISAARRGVDQALKAARYSRKFQRAVRSLQDDDQAQERV; this comes from the coding sequence ATGAATCCTGGTGCCCTAGCTACATTTCTCGGTGGAGTAGGCCTGTTCCTGCTCGGTATGCGTTTAATGAGCGATGGGCTACGGGTCGCCGCAGGTCCTGCTCTGCGAGATGTCCTGGCAGCTTCTACGCGCTCGCGACTGCGCGGCTTGTTTTCAGGGGTCTTGATAACTTCTGCAGTGCAGTCATCTAGTGCAGTAATCTTTGCCACTATCGGTTTTGTCAATGCTGGCCTGCTAACTCTCTATCAATCGATAGGGGTCATCTACGGTGCTAACATCGGCACGACCTTGACTAGCTGGGTAGTCGCCCTGGTCGGTTTTAACGTCGATTTACAGGCCTTGGCACTGCCCCTGATAGCACTTGGCGTAGGTTTACGCCTGGTCTCCGGGTCAGGGCGCAGGCAGGCGTTGGGCGATGCACTAGCGGGGTTGGGGGTCTTCTTTCTTGGCCTCGATGTGCTGCAGCAAAGTTTTGCCGGCGTGGGCGATCCGCAGCTGATCGCCCGCTTGGCCGACTATGGTCTACTCGGGCTGGGACTGTTTGTTGGCGCGGGAATAGTGATTACGACACTGACCCAGTCTTCTTCAGCGGCCCTGGCGGTTACGCTAACCGCTGCGGCTGGCGGGCTGATCCCCATCCAGGCCGCTGCTGCAATGCTAATCGGTGCCGCGCTGGGCACCACCTCTACTGCTGTCTTTGCGGCTCTTGGAGCAACAGCTAATGCCCAGCGGGCGGCGGTAGCCCATGTGATCTTTAACCTGGTTGCCGGGGTTATATCTTTTGCCGCTCTGCCCTGGTTGCTCAGCTTGGCTACTGTCCTCGCCGAGGGGGTAGGTTTGCAGGCTCAGCCGGCGGTGGTCCTGGCGGTGTTCCATACGCTGAGCAAATTGCTTGGGGTTGCGGCTATTTGGCCGCTGACCGGTAGGCTAGTGGAGTGGTTAGAGGCCCGGTTTCGGCGCCGCGGCGAAGATCGCGGTCAGCCAATATATTTAGATAGCAATGTACTGGCTACTCCGAGCTTGGCCTTAGAGGCTGTCCGCTCTGAGGCTGAGCGGTGTGGCAGTATGGCTCGGCAGATGATCTGTGCAGCGATCAGCGGCGGTGATCGGCGTCTCTATGGCTGGATTGAGCAAGAGCAGCAGGCACTAGAGCGGCTGGTTGTGGCGATCAACGAATTCGCCAACAGGATTGAGCGGGCGCAGCGAGATGAAAGTGTTAGCGCTAGTCTGCCTAACCTGCTGCGGGTGACGCAGTACTATCAGGATATGGCGGAGCGGGCCCTAGTTATTGCAGAGATAAAACACTCTGGTAATGGGGAGCTTGCTGAGCGAAGGCTGGCCGGTGATCTCGATAAGCTGATGGCCAAGGTGGCGGGGAAGATTGAGGCGTCTGGTCAAGATGCTGATAGATGGAACAGAGAGGCTGTAGATGCGGAACTGAGAGATTTAGAAGGGGATTATCAGCGCTTAAAGAATCGCCTGTTGCGGGCGAGTGCCGAGGGGCGGTTGGGGGTAAGGCAGATGGTTGCGGTGCTTGATCTTATCTCGGCGGCTCGCCGAGGGGTTGATCAAGCGCTCAAGGCGGCCCGCTACTCGCGCAAGTTTCAACGTGCCGTTAGGAGCCTACAGGATGACGATCAGGCGCAAGAGAGAGTATGA
- a CDS encoding RNA-binding S4 domain-containing protein — protein MSDNSVRLDRWLWAARFFKTRRLAVEAVQGGKVDVDGARAKPGRPVKPGDRLTITKGEQRFEVVVQDVAQQRGPAKVAETLYEETAQSRERREQQAHQRRIAGAAMPRPEQRPDKRERRRLSSFKRGG, from the coding sequence TTGAGTGATAATTCGGTAAGACTTGACCGTTGGCTATGGGCGGCGCGGTTTTTCAAGACACGGCGCCTTGCTGTCGAAGCGGTTCAGGGGGGTAAAGTTGACGTGGATGGGGCTCGGGCTAAGCCGGGGCGCCCAGTCAAGCCCGGTGATAGGTTGACTATTACTAAAGGTGAGCAGCGCTTTGAGGTTGTCGTGCAAGATGTCGCCCAGCAGCGTGGTCCGGCCAAGGTCGCCGAGACCCTATATGAGGAGACAGCACAGAGCCGTGAGCGGCGCGAACAGCAGGCCCACCAGCGGCGCATTGCGGGGGCGGCTATGCCCCGCCCAGAGCAGCGTCCGGATAAGCGAGAGCGGCGGCGGCTCTCTTCATTCAAGCGTGGCGGGTGA
- the rraA gene encoding ribonuclease E activity regulator RraA — protein sequence MNFATTDLCDEYMDDPQAQLRVVNPMFTGFGGRKRFSGQITTLKLFEDNVRVREVLSEPGDGGVLVIDGGGSMRCALLGDQLAQLGKDNGWSGVVVYGCVRDSAQLMEIELGVQALNAHPLKSQKKGLGERDVSVTFGSVTIQPGEWLYADEDGIIVASQQLNT from the coding sequence ATGAATTTTGCGACTACAGACCTTTGTGATGAGTATATGGATGACCCCCAAGCGCAACTGCGAGTGGTCAATCCAATGTTTACCGGTTTTGGCGGCAGGAAGAGATTCAGCGGTCAGATAACCACGCTCAAGCTATTTGAGGACAACGTCAGGGTCCGGGAGGTCTTGAGTGAGCCAGGGGATGGCGGAGTGTTAGTGATAGACGGCGGCGGGTCGATGCGTTGTGCGCTACTCGGTGATCAGCTGGCGCAGCTGGGCAAGGATAACGGGTGGTCAGGGGTTGTTGTCTATGGTTGCGTGCGTGACAGCGCCCAGTTGATGGAGATCGAACTAGGTGTGCAAGCACTCAATGCGCACCCGCTTAAGAGTCAGAAGAAAGGTTTGGGTGAGCGGGATGTCTCGGTAACCTTTGGTAGCGTAACAATCCAGCCAGGTGAGTGGTTGTATGCCGATGAAGACGGAATAATTGTTGCCAGTCAACAGCTTAATACGTGA
- a CDS encoding GGDEF domain-containing protein, whose product MPAQSSNQPPEHIETLEDYLRALAESHSTREVAQALSQTAAQALPETSGLLWELAPDRESWRLVCRWRNGHADLVEPSESAEELPEAADGQFRFELTAQGLLLGELRADGQDSLTDREKSLLRTISNAAATTLAVLVLQRRVRQRNVRDPLTGMFNARYLEDTLEREVHRARRCQSHLTMIRIEPDKISEFILDYGPESADRLLQLMADLLHRSFRGSDVCARITDFGFCILMPDASIESGYKRAEAVREELGEMRVQRRGKAFGPLTVSVGVAEFPEHAQICEDIIQAAESAVNLAQDRGGDTTCVAERIHPEPA is encoded by the coding sequence ATGCCAGCACAATCTTCTAACCAGCCTCCTGAGCACATAGAGACGCTGGAAGATTACCTCAGAGCTCTGGCCGAAAGCCATAGTACTCGCGAGGTAGCCCAAGCGCTTAGCCAGACAGCTGCCCAGGCACTCCCCGAGACTTCCGGGCTGCTCTGGGAATTAGCACCCGATCGGGAGTCCTGGCGCTTGGTGTGTCGTTGGCGCAACGGTCATGCCGACCTAGTAGAACCTAGCGAGTCTGCGGAGGAGCTACCAGAAGCGGCAGATGGACAATTCAGGTTTGAACTTACTGCGCAGGGACTTCTGCTTGGCGAGCTGCGCGCTGATGGCCAAGACAGCTTAACAGATAGAGAAAAATCACTCTTGCGGACTATAAGCAATGCTGCTGCCACTACCCTAGCGGTATTGGTGTTACAGCGCCGAGTCCGACAGCGCAACGTCCGCGACCCGCTCACCGGCATGTTTAACGCCCGCTACCTGGAAGACACCCTGGAACGCGAGGTACATCGGGCCCGTAGATGTCAGTCCCACCTGACAATGATCCGCATAGAGCCTGATAAGATCAGCGAGTTCATTCTTGATTACGGCCCAGAGTCTGCCGACCGACTATTACAATTGATGGCTGATTTGCTCCACAGATCGTTCCGCGGCTCTGACGTTTGTGCCAGAATCACCGACTTTGGCTTCTGTATCCTGATGCCGGATGCCAGCATCGAGTCAGGTTACAAGCGTGCCGAGGCGGTCCGTGAAGAGCTCGGCGAGATGCGCGTGCAAAGACGTGGCAAGGCCTTTGGACCGTTAACCGTATCGGTTGGGGTGGCAGAGTTTCCCGAACATGCCCAGATCTGTGAAGACATCATCCAAGCCGCTGAAAGCGCCGTCAATCTTGCCCAAGATCGTGGCGGAGATACAACCTGTGTAGCCGAGCGCATCCACCCTGAACCAGCGTAA
- a CDS encoding RuBisCO large subunit C-terminal-like domain-containing protein translates to MSDVLRVTYLITCREGEDPEDKARGIALEQSAELPSRCIPEHVYDQVVPRIVTLEPISAGRYQLVLDFPEAITGYEPTQLINNLFGNISLKSGIRLHDVEWTPKLLSALGGPRFGTSGVRRLLGADNRPLTSTALKPLGLDTKTLAGYCTDFAHGGIDLIKDDHGLCNQATSPYLERLQACQDAVNEANAATGGNSLYLPNVTAPRGQLEQRLEAAQQAGCKAVLICPFITGLDALIWARDNYDLALMAHPAFAGAVAGAEHGIDPALQLGEITRLFGADMVVYTNAEGRFPTYDQELCDRINDRLWRPLGDIRPALPTPGGGVDAARAPYWVERYGPDVVLLIGGSLYAQGDLRAAARRLQDVVEGR, encoded by the coding sequence TTGTCTGACGTTCTCCGCGTAACCTACCTAATCACCTGCCGCGAAGGCGAAGACCCTGAAGATAAAGCCCGTGGCATCGCCCTAGAACAAAGCGCCGAGTTGCCCTCGCGCTGCATACCTGAGCACGTCTACGATCAGGTAGTGCCGCGCATAGTGACACTCGAGCCAATCTCTGCCGGGCGCTACCAGTTGGTTCTCGACTTCCCGGAGGCTATTACCGGCTATGAACCAACTCAGCTGATCAACAACCTGTTTGGCAATATATCGCTAAAGAGCGGTATTCGCCTCCATGATGTTGAGTGGACCCCCAAACTACTTAGTGCCCTCGGCGGGCCCCGGTTCGGCACCAGCGGAGTGCGCCGGTTGCTTGGAGCGGATAATCGTCCCCTGACATCGACCGCGCTCAAGCCTCTCGGGCTGGATACTAAGACTCTTGCCGGATACTGCACCGATTTCGCCCATGGTGGCATTGACCTTATCAAGGATGACCACGGGCTGTGTAACCAGGCCACGTCGCCTTATCTGGAGCGCCTACAAGCCTGTCAAGACGCGGTCAATGAGGCGAATGCCGCAACCGGAGGCAATTCACTCTACCTACCCAATGTAACAGCCCCGCGCGGCCAACTTGAGCAGCGCCTAGAGGCAGCTCAGCAGGCGGGCTGCAAAGCTGTACTGATCTGCCCATTCATTACCGGACTTGACGCGCTGATATGGGCGCGCGACAACTACGACCTCGCCCTAATGGCTCACCCGGCCTTCGCAGGTGCTGTCGCCGGAGCAGAGCACGGTATAGATCCTGCCCTCCAGCTCGGTGAGATAACTCGCCTATTCGGCGCTGACATGGTTGTTTACACTAACGCTGAGGGCCGCTTTCCGACCTATGATCAAGAACTATGCGATCGCATCAATGATCGGCTTTGGCGACCATTAGGGGATATCCGCCCAGCCCTACCTACCCCCGGCGGCGGGGTAGATGCGGCTCGAGCCCCCTACTGGGTAGAGCGTTATGGCCCCGACGTGGTTCTGCTCATTGGCGGCAGCCTCTACGCTCAGGGCGATCTAAGGGCGGCTGCGCGGCGCTTGCAGGATGTGGTCGAGGGCCGTTGA